Proteins found in one Amycolatopsis umgeniensis genomic segment:
- the pafA gene encoding Pup--protein ligase gives MQRRIFGIETEFGVTCTFHGQRRLSPDEVARYLFRRVVSWGRSSNVFLSNGSRLYLDVGSHPEYATAECDDLVQLVTHDKAGERILEDLLVDAERRLADEGIGGDIFLFKNNTDSAGNSYGCHENYLVTRAGEFSRIADVLLPFLVTRQLICGAGKVLQTPRGAVYCLSQRAEHIWEGVSSATTRSRPIINTRDEPHADAERYRRLHVIVGDSNMAEPTTLLKVGSANLVLEMIEAGVQFRDFTLDNPIRAIREISHDLTGRRQVRLAGGREASALDIQREYHARAVQHVKETGSSPQSERVVELWGRALEAVEQQDFSKIDTEIDWAIKHRLVERYRAKHDLDLSSPRIAQLDLAYHDIRRGRGIFDLLQRKGLVRRVTDDGEIELAKDTPPQTTRAKLRGDFIAAAQAAGRDFTVDWVHLKLNDQAQRTVLCKDPFRSVDERVERLISSL, from the coding sequence ATGCAGCGGCGGATCTTTGGCATCGAGACCGAGTTCGGGGTGACGTGCACCTTTCACGGGCAACGCAGGCTCTCCCCGGACGAAGTGGCGCGTTACCTGTTTCGGCGTGTCGTGTCCTGGGGGCGTTCGTCGAACGTCTTCCTGTCGAACGGCTCGCGGCTCTACCTCGACGTGGGCTCTCACCCCGAGTACGCCACGGCCGAATGCGACGACCTCGTCCAGCTGGTCACGCATGACAAGGCGGGCGAGCGGATCCTCGAGGACCTCCTGGTCGACGCCGAGCGTCGGCTGGCGGACGAGGGCATCGGCGGCGACATCTTCCTGTTCAAAAACAACACCGACTCGGCGGGCAACTCGTACGGCTGTCACGAGAACTATCTGGTGACCCGTGCGGGGGAGTTCTCCCGCATCGCCGACGTGCTCCTGCCGTTCCTCGTGACCCGGCAGCTGATCTGCGGCGCGGGCAAGGTGCTGCAGACGCCGCGCGGCGCGGTGTACTGCCTTTCCCAGCGAGCGGAACACATCTGGGAGGGCGTCTCCAGCGCGACGACGCGTTCGCGGCCGATCATCAACACCCGTGACGAGCCGCACGCCGACGCCGAGCGCTACCGGCGCCTGCACGTGATCGTCGGCGACTCCAACATGGCCGAACCGACCACGCTGCTCAAGGTCGGATCGGCGAACCTGGTGCTGGAGATGATCGAGGCGGGCGTCCAGTTCCGCGACTTCACGCTGGACAACCCGATAAGGGCCATCCGAGAGATCAGCCACGACCTCACCGGCCGCCGCCAGGTGCGGCTCGCCGGCGGTCGTGAGGCGTCCGCGCTGGACATCCAGCGGGAGTACCACGCCCGCGCCGTCCAGCACGTCAAGGAGACCGGTTCCTCGCCGCAGTCCGAGCGCGTCGTCGAGCTGTGGGGCCGGGCGCTGGAGGCGGTGGAGCAGCAGGACTTCAGCAAGATCGACACCGAGATCGACTGGGCGATCAAGCACCGGCTGGTCGAGCGTTACCGCGCCAAGCACGACCTCGACCTGTCGAGCCCGCGGATCGCGCAGCTCGACCTGGCCTATCACGACATCCGGCGCGGCCGCGGGATCTTCGACCTGCTGCAGCGCAAGGGTCTCGTGCGCCGGGTGACCGACGACGGCGAGATCGAACTGGCCAAGGACACCCCGCCGCAGACCACGCGGGCGAAGCTGCGCGGTGACTTCATCGCCGCCGCGCAGGCCGCCGGACGCGACTTCACCGTGGACTGGGTGCACCTCAAGCTGAACGACCAGGCGCAGCGGACAGTGCTGTGCAAGGACCCGTTCCGCTCGGTGGACGAACGGGTCGAAAGGCTCATCTCCTCGCTCTGA
- a CDS encoding WD40/YVTN/BNR-like repeat-containing protein encodes MRRALLVLLGAVVPMVFTGVAHAAPECPEPTWTETPTGTDAQLRGLSAVDSRTAWVSGSRGTILRTTDRGRTWKQVAPAGTEALDFRDIEAFDADHAVALSIGPGDASRIYRTDDGGKSWRLSFQNSDPAAFYDCVAFFDHRRGLAMSDPVDGKFRLQSTSDGGRSWAPVPAEGMVPALDGEFGFAASGQCLTTSGPRDAWIATGGGASARVLHSGDGGRTWEAADTPLPSGASAGVFSVTFRDPRHGVAIGGDYAAPNAPGPAVALSADKGRTWRTPSEAPVGYRSGLAWLGNTVIAVGPGGSDVSPDGGRHWKAFDTGSLDSVDCARGACWASGAKGRAARLSGV; translated from the coding sequence ATGCGCCGTGCGTTGCTGGTCTTGCTGGGTGCGGTCGTCCCGATGGTGTTCACCGGCGTCGCCCACGCCGCACCGGAGTGCCCCGAGCCGACGTGGACGGAGACCCCGACGGGAACGGACGCGCAGTTGCGCGGGCTTTCCGCGGTGGATTCGCGCACGGCGTGGGTCAGCGGCAGCAGGGGCACCATCCTGCGCACCACCGACCGCGGCCGCACTTGGAAGCAGGTCGCCCCGGCCGGCACCGAAGCGCTCGACTTCCGTGACATCGAGGCCTTCGACGCCGACCACGCGGTCGCCTTGTCCATCGGGCCCGGTGACGCGTCCCGGATCTACCGCACCGACGACGGTGGGAAGAGCTGGCGACTGTCCTTCCAGAACAGTGACCCGGCCGCCTTCTACGACTGCGTCGCGTTCTTCGACCACCGGCGTGGTCTCGCGATGAGCGACCCGGTGGACGGCAAGTTCCGGTTGCAGTCCACTTCGGACGGCGGCCGCAGCTGGGCGCCCGTGCCCGCCGAGGGGATGGTCCCCGCGCTCGACGGCGAGTTCGGTTTCGCCGCCAGCGGCCAGTGCCTCACCACGTCGGGTCCGCGCGACGCCTGGATCGCCACCGGCGGCGGGGCTAGCGCGCGCGTCCTGCATTCCGGCGATGGCGGGCGGACCTGGGAAGCCGCCGACACTCCGTTGCCCAGTGGTGCTTCCGCCGGGGTCTTCTCGGTGACGTTCCGGGATCCGCGGCACGGCGTGGCCATCGGCGGCGACTACGCGGCGCCGAACGCGCCCGGCCCCGCGGTCGCGCTCAGCGCGGACAAGGGACGCACCTGGCGGACACCGTCGGAAGCCCCCGTCGGCTATCGCTCCGGCCTGGCGTGGCTCGGGAACACCGTCATCGCCGTCGGCCCGGGCGGGAGCGATGTGAGCCCCGACGGCGGACGGCACTGGAAGGCCTTCGACACCGGATCCCTCGACTCGGTCGATTGCGCGCGAGGCGCTTGCTGGGCGAGCGGGGCCAAGGGGCGGGCCGCGAGGCTCAGCGGGGTTTAA
- a CDS encoding winged helix-turn-helix transcriptional regulator, giving the protein MVTRTAQERRAEEKRAYDAYLAACPARKLLDEVSGKWVSLVLVALGDGPQRYSDLSRRIAGVSQKMLTQTLRTLERDGLLTRTVTACVPVRVDYELTDLGLSLRQLVAGIKDWAETRFDEVETARDRYDARSAALTIGSDGAG; this is encoded by the coding sequence GTGGTCACGCGCACGGCACAGGAGCGGCGAGCCGAGGAAAAACGGGCCTATGACGCCTACCTCGCGGCCTGCCCGGCCCGGAAGCTGCTCGACGAGGTCTCGGGCAAATGGGTCAGTCTCGTCCTCGTCGCCCTCGGCGACGGTCCCCAGCGCTACAGCGACCTCTCGCGCAGGATCGCCGGTGTCAGCCAGAAGATGCTCACGCAGACCCTGCGGACCCTGGAACGGGACGGCCTGCTGACCCGCACCGTCACCGCTTGCGTACCGGTCCGCGTGGACTACGAATTGACCGATCTGGGCTTGAGCCTGCGGCAGCTGGTGGCGGGGATCAAGGACTGGGCGGAGACACGGTTCGACGAGGTCGAGACCGCCAGGGATCGTTATGACGCGCGATCGGCGGCTCTCACCATCGGGTCGGACGGCGCGGGCTAG
- a CDS encoding helix-turn-helix domain-containing protein, whose product MRIELTLQDLTRVRLASEADPLAELVSSLQILQRRDAGSALFNRWRHRVRLGLGESASVLLWLCRPYTPIPPFLVPDTDEGGLEAGLAEIARTDSVCLKSALRDLPANRELPAWAAGLPDGDTAGLPKLVQALQDYFDLSLAPGWEPARAQVDADHGMRAQLLVHDGVDAVLTSLRPLVRWASPVLEVVDGIVGSCGAGGTGLVLSPTYFAVCPVIVPATAETPVRLLYPSVRQAAPSTAYGRDVRRSPDTALADLLGPTRAAALAVLAVGCSTSELAARLGVTPSAVSKHATVLRRAGLITTERDRNAVLHSLTPLGSALLEA is encoded by the coding sequence GTGCGTATCGAGCTGACGTTGCAGGACCTGACGCGCGTCCGGCTCGCGTCCGAAGCCGATCCTTTGGCCGAGTTGGTTTCCAGTTTGCAGATCCTGCAGCGGCGGGACGCGGGCTCGGCCTTGTTCAACCGATGGCGGCACCGGGTCCGGCTCGGGCTCGGGGAGTCGGCTTCGGTCCTGCTGTGGCTGTGCCGTCCGTACACGCCGATCCCGCCGTTCCTCGTTCCGGACACGGACGAAGGCGGTTTGGAGGCGGGGCTCGCGGAGATCGCCCGGACCGATTCGGTGTGTTTGAAGTCGGCGCTGCGGGACCTCCCGGCGAACCGGGAGCTGCCCGCCTGGGCGGCGGGTTTGCCGGACGGGGACACCGCCGGGCTGCCGAAGCTCGTCCAGGCGTTGCAGGACTACTTCGACCTGTCACTCGCGCCGGGCTGGGAACCGGCACGGGCGCAGGTCGACGCGGACCACGGGATGCGGGCACAGCTGTTGGTGCACGACGGGGTGGACGCGGTGCTGACGAGCCTGCGGCCACTGGTGCGCTGGGCGTCCCCGGTGCTGGAGGTCGTCGACGGGATCGTCGGTTCCTGCGGCGCGGGCGGCACCGGGCTGGTGCTCTCGCCGACCTACTTCGCGGTTTGCCCGGTGATCGTCCCGGCGACGGCCGAGACACCGGTCCGGCTGCTGTATCCGTCGGTGCGCCAGGCCGCTCCGTCGACCGCGTACGGCCGTGACGTGCGGAGATCGCCGGACACCGCCCTGGCGGACCTGCTCGGGCCGACCCGGGCGGCGGCGCTGGCCGTCCTCGCTGTCGGGTGCAGCACTTCGGAGCTGGCGGCCAGGCTGGGCGTGACCCCGTCGGCGGTCAGCAAGCACGCGACGGTGTTGCGGCGCGCGGGGCTCATCACCACCGAACGCGACCGCAACGCCGTGCTGCACTCGCTGACGCCGCTGGGCAGCGCCCTGCTGGAGGCCTAG
- a CDS encoding TIGR03620 family F420-dependent LLM class oxidoreductase: MELGRFGIWTFDFEDQPASMLRDSVRELEELGWPAIWIPERDGREALTHAGFLLASTERISVVNGIARIDSRGSRWTHGAALLLADAFPDRHVLGLGFGGARPGIKPLEAMGDYLDELDAITSANPLPAAPMRRLLAAYGPKMLGLARDRSEGAHTYHVTVPHTAQAREVLGDKAFLGVEHAVLFETDPGKAREIARGHLHVYLTSEYNVAKYRRLGYTEADIDGGRGSDRLVDDLVFWGDLDTVATKLRGHLDAGADHVGIQVLGVGPGESAMPHWRRLAEALLPS, from the coding sequence ATGGAACTGGGGCGTTTCGGGATCTGGACGTTCGACTTCGAAGACCAGCCCGCGAGCATGCTGCGGGATTCGGTGCGGGAACTGGAAGAGCTGGGCTGGCCCGCGATCTGGATCCCGGAGCGGGACGGCCGGGAAGCGCTGACCCACGCCGGATTCCTGCTGGCGTCCACCGAACGGATCTCCGTCGTCAACGGGATCGCGCGTATCGACTCCCGTGGATCGCGCTGGACCCACGGCGCGGCACTCCTGCTCGCCGACGCCTTCCCGGACAGGCATGTACTGGGACTCGGCTTCGGCGGTGCGCGTCCCGGCATCAAACCGCTGGAAGCGATGGGTGACTACCTCGACGAACTGGACGCGATCACCAGCGCCAACCCGTTGCCCGCCGCCCCGATGCGGCGGCTGCTGGCCGCGTACGGGCCGAAGATGCTCGGACTGGCCCGCGACCGGTCCGAGGGCGCGCACACCTATCACGTGACGGTGCCGCATACCGCCCAGGCGAGGGAAGTGCTGGGGGACAAGGCCTTCCTCGGCGTCGAACACGCCGTCCTGTTCGAAACCGATCCGGGCAAGGCCCGCGAGATCGCCCGCGGGCACCTGCACGTGTACCTCACGTCGGAATACAACGTCGCCAAGTATCGCCGCCTCGGCTACACCGAGGCCGACATCGACGGTGGCCGCGGCAGCGACAGGCTCGTCGACGATCTCGTGTTCTGGGGTGACCTCGACACCGTCGCCACGAAACTGCGCGGACATCTCGACGCCGGCGCCGATCACGTCGGGATCCAGGTCCTCGGTGTCGGACCCGGTGAATCGGCCATGCCGCACTGGCGGCGGCTGGCCGAAGCGCTGCTGCCGAGTTAG
- a CDS encoding SRPBCC family protein: MDNQETRLELRREYPDPIEDVWSALTESDRTARWIGPWTGEAGVGNTIMLSMTAEEGSEPSRAVIRECDPPKRLVMDLQNTEEPTWRVELTLTAQGDKTVLDFVHLLPKTDWDTSDILKGWHFYLDRLGASLVGEPVPEWDTYTAPSLEA, encoded by the coding sequence ATGGACAACCAGGAGACCCGGCTCGAACTCCGGCGCGAGTACCCGGACCCGATCGAAGACGTCTGGTCGGCGCTCACCGAATCCGACCGCACGGCGCGCTGGATCGGCCCGTGGACAGGCGAAGCCGGAGTCGGCAACACGATCATGCTGTCGATGACCGCCGAGGAGGGCTCCGAACCGAGCCGCGCCGTCATCCGCGAATGCGACCCACCGAAACGCCTGGTCATGGATCTGCAGAACACCGAGGAGCCGACCTGGCGGGTGGAGCTGACCCTCACCGCGCAGGGCGACAAGACGGTGCTCGATTTCGTGCATCTGTTGCCCAAGACCGATTGGGACACCTCGGACATCCTCAAGGGCTGGCACTTCTACCTCGACCGGCTCGGCGCCTCCCTCGTCGGCGAACCCGTGCCCGAGTGGGACACGTACACGGCGCCTAGTTTGGAGGCATGA
- a CDS encoding YbaB/EbfC family nucleoid-associated protein — MDDERWAFEAELEQDDDPPRSSAIEPVPEEDRISGQDQDGVVTVVVSPNADVLSVVLEQEWKQSVDPRGLHRAVAGAANAATIAALGRQVDDVAGNPPAMPTFGATPASAADESRLSTQDMLRLVEAATAELAKFTQRAATVVNRRITVESGGGHVRGEMTNGQIVAMEIDPSWLAQVRTGEIESEILDVLRQLRKASTPPGLADGPQGPAIAEIMGMLFDPHRMARRVGLEPSVDGEQV; from the coding sequence ATGGACGACGAGCGATGGGCCTTCGAGGCCGAGCTGGAACAGGACGACGATCCACCACGGTCGTCAGCCATTGAGCCGGTTCCCGAGGAGGACCGGATCAGCGGGCAGGATCAGGACGGTGTCGTCACCGTGGTCGTGTCACCGAACGCCGACGTCCTCTCAGTGGTCCTCGAGCAGGAGTGGAAACAGTCGGTCGACCCGCGTGGGTTGCACCGTGCCGTGGCCGGGGCGGCGAACGCCGCCACCATCGCCGCTTTGGGGCGGCAGGTGGATGATGTCGCCGGCAATCCGCCTGCCATGCCCACCTTCGGCGCGACACCCGCGTCCGCCGCTGACGAGTCGCGGCTCAGTACCCAAGACATGCTTCGGCTCGTGGAAGCCGCGACCGCCGAGTTGGCGAAGTTCACCCAGCGAGCCGCCACGGTCGTCAATCGCCGCATCACCGTTGAGAGCGGCGGTGGCCATGTCCGCGGCGAGATGACCAATGGGCAGATCGTCGCCATGGAGATCGACCCGTCGTGGTTGGCGCAGGTGCGGACGGGCGAGATCGAGAGCGAAATACTCGACGTGCTTCGTCAGCTTCGCAAGGCGAGTACTCCACCGGGTCTCGCCGATGGTCCACAAGGCCCCGCGATCGCCGAGATCATGGGAATGCTCTTCGACCCGCACCGGATGGCGCGCCGTGTCGGCCTCGAACCGTCGGTCGATGGGGAGCAGGTCTGA
- a CDS encoding phosphatase PAP2 family protein: MLKQLKRPFRKVGRTDRRLMARSAALPRTRADDVITSLSKSADKSKLWWCVAVLLAAKKGPTRRGALRGVAAIAGASAAANLIGKPLFPRRRPAAEEVPMHRRLVRRPTSSSFPSGHSASAAAFVTAVAMESPKTGAALVPLAAAVAYSRVHTGVHWPSDVGVGISIGVGAGLLTRHWWPLNPDVPGRTVHTAEAPEMRDGEDMLVLVNPHSGIDGQDPTEEARFAWPKATILYPDSKRDLRDQLCDEIAARDNTVRALGVAGGDGTVAAVAAVAADHDLPLALIPAGTLNHFARDVGMRSMPDADAATEAGNAVGVDLGEVEINDDDDHRYFVNTASLGGYPEMVRIREKLQKRHPKWPSAAIALARTLRRAKPLEVTLNGKSTSIWLLFVGNGTYSPKGFAPSHRPALDTGLLDVRYLRADLPYSRARFILATITNSLNASHVYQELDVPELHVRLLNGNRRVATDGEVGPLGNDFLFRSRPSALTIYRI; this comes from the coding sequence GTGTTAAAGCAGCTCAAGCGCCCTTTCCGCAAGGTCGGACGGACCGACCGGCGGCTGATGGCAAGGAGCGCGGCACTGCCGAGGACCAGGGCCGACGACGTGATCACGTCGCTCTCCAAAAGTGCGGACAAATCCAAGCTCTGGTGGTGTGTCGCAGTCTTGCTCGCGGCGAAGAAGGGCCCGACACGCCGAGGCGCGCTCCGCGGCGTGGCCGCCATCGCCGGGGCGAGCGCGGCGGCGAACCTGATCGGCAAGCCGTTGTTCCCCCGCCGTCGCCCCGCGGCCGAGGAGGTGCCGATGCACCGGCGCCTCGTCCGGCGCCCGACCTCGTCGTCGTTCCCGTCCGGACACTCGGCGTCGGCGGCCGCCTTCGTCACGGCCGTCGCGATGGAATCGCCCAAGACGGGCGCGGCCCTGGTGCCGCTGGCCGCCGCCGTGGCCTATTCCCGCGTCCACACCGGCGTCCACTGGCCCAGTGATGTCGGCGTGGGGATCAGCATCGGCGTCGGCGCCGGCCTGCTGACGCGGCACTGGTGGCCCTTGAACCCCGACGTCCCCGGCCGCACCGTGCACACCGCCGAGGCGCCCGAAATGCGCGACGGCGAGGACATGCTCGTCCTGGTCAACCCGCATTCCGGAATCGACGGCCAGGACCCGACCGAGGAAGCCCGCTTCGCCTGGCCCAAGGCCACCATCCTGTACCCGGACTCGAAGCGCGACCTGCGCGATCAGCTCTGCGACGAGATCGCCGCCCGCGACAACACCGTGCGCGCCCTCGGCGTCGCCGGCGGAGACGGGACCGTCGCCGCGGTGGCCGCCGTCGCGGCCGACCACGACCTGCCGCTCGCGCTCATCCCGGCGGGCACGCTCAACCACTTCGCCCGCGACGTCGGCATGCGCTCGATGCCCGACGCGGACGCCGCCACCGAAGCGGGCAACGCCGTCGGCGTCGACCTCGGCGAGGTCGAGATCAACGACGACGATGACCACCGTTACTTCGTCAACACCGCCAGCCTCGGCGGATACCCGGAAATGGTGCGGATCAGGGAAAAGCTGCAGAAGCGGCACCCCAAGTGGCCGTCCGCGGCGATCGCGCTCGCCAGGACGCTGCGTCGCGCGAAGCCGCTGGAAGTGACGCTCAACGGCAAGAGCACCAGCATCTGGCTGCTGTTCGTCGGCAACGGCACCTACTCGCCCAAGGGGTTCGCACCGTCGCACCGTCCGGCACTCGACACCGGCCTTCTCGACGTCCGCTACCTGCGAGCGGACCTGCCCTACTCGCGGGCGCGGTTCATTCTCGCCACGATCACGAACAGCCTCAACGCCAGCCACGTGTACCAGGAACTCGACGTCCCGGAACTGCATGTCCGGCTGCTCAACGGCAATCGCCGGGTCGCCACCGACGGCGAGGTCGGACCGCTCGGCAACGACTTCCTCTTCCGGTCGCGGCCGAGCGCGCTCACGATCTACCGGATCTAG
- a CDS encoding ArsR/SmtB family transcription factor has product MTAHAEPVQDTEHLVEVLKALANPIRLQVLGWLREPDRHFPPERAIADQNEVGVCVSHLQAKLGLAQSTVSAYMALLQRAGLVQSTRVGKWTHYRRDEQRIAQLVDLLGRSI; this is encoded by the coding sequence ATGACCGCACACGCTGAACCCGTCCAGGACACCGAGCATCTGGTCGAGGTGCTGAAGGCGCTCGCCAATCCGATCCGGCTCCAGGTGCTCGGCTGGCTGCGCGAACCGGACCGGCATTTCCCGCCGGAGCGGGCGATCGCCGACCAGAACGAGGTCGGCGTCTGCGTCAGCCATCTCCAGGCGAAGCTCGGGCTCGCGCAGTCCACGGTGTCCGCGTACATGGCGCTGCTGCAGCGCGCCGGGCTCGTCCAGTCCACCAGGGTGGGGAAGTGGACGCACTACCGGCGTGACGAGCAGCGGATCGCGCAGCTCGTCGACCTGCTCGGACGGTCCATCTGA
- a CDS encoding WYL domain-containing protein — protein MSTARAERLVNLVLALLSTRQYLTAERIRGIVPGYADAASDEAYFRMFERDKTELRELGIPLETGRNSAFDAIDGYRIARRDYELGEIDLAPDEATAVGLAVRLWDSPELTGEAQGALVKLRAAGVEVDDHAPTVVEPRVRAEPAFGPLLAAVQAGQAVRFEYRRSGSAERKIRTLEPWGVVSWRGRWYVVGHDRDRGASRCFRLSRVTGKVAAFGACGVVDRPEGVNLLQMVSASSSEDPSAPTTASVWVADGRAAGVRRRGRVVGRSDAGGEEGDLVEIELYYPESAADWLTAHGPDILVLEPEVLAKSVFSRLEAIAHAGGAR, from the coding sequence GTGTCCACCGCACGCGCCGAACGATTGGTCAACCTGGTTCTGGCCCTCCTGTCCACCCGGCAGTACCTCACCGCCGAGCGGATCCGGGGCATCGTGCCCGGGTACGCCGACGCGGCCAGCGACGAGGCCTACTTCCGCATGTTCGAGCGCGACAAGACCGAACTGCGCGAACTCGGCATCCCGCTGGAGACCGGCCGCAACTCCGCGTTCGACGCGATCGACGGCTACCGGATCGCGCGCCGCGACTACGAACTCGGCGAAATCGACCTGGCGCCCGACGAAGCGACCGCGGTCGGCCTCGCCGTCCGGCTCTGGGATTCACCGGAGCTGACCGGTGAAGCGCAGGGCGCGCTGGTGAAGCTCCGTGCCGCCGGGGTCGAGGTCGACGACCACGCCCCGACCGTCGTCGAGCCCCGCGTCCGCGCCGAACCGGCGTTCGGCCCGCTGCTCGCCGCCGTCCAAGCCGGGCAGGCGGTGCGCTTCGAGTACCGGCGCAGCGGTTCGGCCGAACGCAAGATCCGCACGCTCGAACCGTGGGGCGTGGTGTCCTGGCGAGGCCGCTGGTACGTCGTCGGGCACGACAGGGACCGCGGCGCGTCCCGCTGCTTCCGCCTCTCGCGCGTGACAGGGAAGGTCGCGGCCTTCGGCGCTTGCGGCGTCGTCGACCGCCCGGAAGGGGTCAACCTGCTGCAGATGGTTTCGGCCAGCAGCAGTGAGGACCCGTCCGCGCCGACCACGGCCAGCGTCTGGGTCGCCGACGGCCGGGCCGCCGGGGTCCGCCGCCGCGGCCGCGTGGTCGGCCGCAGCGACGCCGGGGGAGAAGAAGGCGACCTCGTGGAGATCGAGCTGTACTACCCCGAATCCGCCGCCGACTGGCTCACCGCCCACGGCCCGGACATCCTGGTCCTCGAACCCGAGGTCCTCGCGAAGTCGGTTTTCAGCCGCCTCGAGGCCATCGCGCACGCGGGCGGTGCTCGATGA
- a CDS encoding NADP-dependent oxidoreductase: MRAVVVRRFGGPEVLDFAEIPVPEPGTGQVRVKVAAAGVNPVDAATRSGFLTEAGIIPPREVLGIGWDVAGTVDAVGAGVAGFAIGDAVIGLRDRPSAALGTYAEFVVLDAAAIAAAPRTVSTVEAATLPLNGLTAAQALDLLDLPPGATVLVTGAAGAVGGFAVALAKARGFRVVAVAGSADEALVRGFGAEVFIPRGDFVADRVRAQIPGGVDAALDTALLGLEALDAVASRGRFVVFAAGAAPIPLRGIRVEHVWIRADGVALADLANLVDDGVLALRVTDTVPLKDAIAAHERLAAGGLRGRLVLTKE, encoded by the coding sequence ATGCGCGCAGTGGTGGTCCGCCGGTTCGGCGGCCCGGAGGTCCTGGACTTCGCCGAGATCCCGGTGCCGGAACCGGGAACCGGTCAGGTGCGGGTGAAGGTGGCCGCGGCCGGGGTCAACCCGGTCGACGCGGCGACCCGGTCGGGTTTCCTGACCGAGGCGGGGATCATCCCGCCGCGCGAAGTGCTCGGGATCGGCTGGGACGTGGCCGGGACGGTCGACGCGGTGGGCGCCGGGGTCGCCGGATTCGCCATCGGCGACGCCGTGATCGGCCTGCGGGACCGGCCTTCGGCCGCGCTCGGCACTTACGCCGAGTTCGTCGTACTCGATGCCGCCGCGATCGCCGCCGCCCCGCGGACGGTGTCCACTGTGGAGGCCGCGACCCTGCCACTGAACGGCCTCACCGCCGCGCAGGCCCTCGACTTGCTCGATCTGCCGCCGGGAGCGACGGTCCTGGTGACCGGTGCGGCGGGCGCTGTCGGCGGCTTCGCGGTCGCGTTGGCCAAGGCCCGCGGCTTCCGCGTGGTCGCGGTCGCCGGTTCCGCTGACGAGGCGCTGGTTCGCGGCTTCGGCGCGGAGGTTTTCATCCCTCGCGGGGATTTCGTCGCCGACCGTGTGCGAGCGCAGATCCCCGGCGGCGTCGATGCGGCCCTCGACACGGCGCTGCTCGGGCTCGAAGCTCTCGACGCCGTGGCGAGCCGTGGACGGTTCGTCGTGTTCGCGGCCGGAGCGGCCCCGATCCCCTTGCGCGGCATCAGGGTCGAGCACGTCTGGATCCGCGCGGACGGTGTCGCGCTGGCAGATCTGGCGAACCTCGTCGATGATGGCGTGCTCGCTCTCAGGGTCACCGACACGGTGCCCCTGAAGGACGCGATCGCGGCGCATGAGCGCCTGGCGGCGGGCGGACTCCGCGGACGGCTGGTCCTGACCAAAGAATAA
- a CDS encoding SDR family oxidoreductase translates to MNDRVLLITGASRGLGEATARRAAAAGFRLALLSRDREALLPLVAEFGEERALALAVDVTDWESLSSAVETVKTTFGRLDAVFANAGQSVVVSFFGDGGADPEQWRDMVLTNVYGTALTARATLPSLAESKGHLVLTGSVAGRYHRPGNLYSATKWAVTGLAGSIREEAIGTGVRVTVVQPGLVDTSMIPEDSKSKPKLEPDDIARAVLYALEQPPSVDVNEIVVRPTGQVR, encoded by the coding sequence ATGAACGATCGAGTACTGCTGATCACCGGCGCCTCCCGCGGTCTCGGCGAGGCCACCGCGCGCCGGGCCGCGGCGGCCGGATTCCGGCTGGCGTTGCTGTCCCGCGACCGCGAGGCGCTGCTCCCCCTCGTCGCCGAGTTCGGCGAGGAGCGCGCCCTCGCGCTCGCCGTGGACGTCACCGACTGGGAGTCGCTCTCCTCCGCCGTGGAGACGGTGAAAACGACCTTCGGCCGCCTGGACGCGGTGTTCGCCAACGCGGGACAGAGCGTCGTGGTCTCGTTCTTCGGCGACGGCGGCGCGGACCCCGAGCAGTGGCGGGACATGGTGCTGACCAACGTCTACGGCACCGCTCTCACTGCGCGGGCGACCCTGCCGTCACTGGCGGAATCGAAGGGGCACCTCGTGCTGACGGGTTCGGTCGCCGGGCGCTATCACCGGCCCGGGAACCTCTATTCGGCGACGAAATGGGCGGTGACCGGGCTCGCCGGTTCCATTCGCGAGGAGGCCATCGGCACCGGTGTCCGCGTGACCGTGGTCCAGCCGGGGCTGGTCGACACCTCGATGATCCCCGAGGACTCGAAGTCCAAGCCGAAACTGGAACCCGACGACATCGCGAGGGCGGTGCTCTACGCGCTGGAGCAACCGCCCTCGGTCGACGTCAACGAGATCGTGGTCCGGCCGACCGGGCAGGTCCGCTAA